The Aeoliella mucimassa genome includes the window CGACGGACTCCCAAAGAATGGAGGCCGACCGGATTGTCATCTTTATCAAGCAATACCATGGCCCAGCCGACCGAGCCACAACCGGCATCAATCCCCAGCCCATAATGAAGCAACTGCTCACATTCTATCTTCGCAGACAATTCACATCCCCCTGGAAAAGACGGTTGACTCTAAATGTACACCACGCAATAATATTTGTAATGTATCCGAGCGGCGATTGCCACTAATCATAGTAAGGCTTTTGCTCGCAAGGCGCTGCGGTTCATCCGCAACCTTTCTACGCCCCTTCTTGGGGCGTTTTTTTGTGCGCATACAGTAGTTTGTTACAAGTAGTTCATTGGATTTCGCCATGTCGGCTGACTAATGTGAAAGTGTGGCTTTCAGGAATGCCATCTTTTGCTAATCGTTAGGGCTGACAACAATGAAAAGAACTGTAGAGATTTCCCAAAAAGCTGCGCATCTATCAGTTCGTCACAAGCAGCTTGTGTTAAAACATGAGGGTGAGCTTCTCGGCCAGGTGCCATGTTCAGAGGTGGGGGTGGTAGTCGTGTCACATCCACAGGCGACATATACTCATCAAGCGCTAACTAATCTTGCAAATGAAGATGCCGTTGTCATTTTATGCGGAAACGATCATCAGCCGCTTGCAATGCTCCTGCCGCTCTCAAGTCACACTCAAGTTGTATGGCGGCTTAACGACCAAGTCGCCGCATCTCAACCGTTAAAAAAGCGACTCTGGAAGCAACTCATAGTCGCGAAGTTGAGAGCTCAGGCATGTGCACTGAGCCCCTCGCAACCTGCTCACAAGAAATTGCTCGCACTGAGTCGACAAGTCCGTTCCGGGGATACCACGAATGTGGAGGCTCAGGGCGCCAAGGTATATTGGGCGAATTGGCTAAATGCAGACGATTCCGAAGCCCTGGATTCCGAACCTTTTCGTCGTGATCCGAAAAGCTCGGGAGTCAATGGATTCCTTAATTACGGCTATGCAATTCTTCGTGCCGCAATAAGTCGTTCATTAGTTGGAGCTGGATTACATCCAAGCTTAGGCCTCAAGCATTCAAACCGCGGGAACATGTTCTGCCTCTCAGATGATTTGATAGAGCCATTTCGGCCGCTAGTGGACATCCGTGTCCGGGAAATGTACAGACAGGGATACGAAATGCTAAATCAAGATGCAAAAAGCGAGCTGTTACGCATTTTGCTGGACAACATGACGGCAGGAGGCCTGTCATGTACTGTAACATCGGCTATCTCGACTCTGGTTTCATCGTTGGTAAGCTGCTTTGAAGGAAATAGCAAAACCCTGGCAATCCCCAGCCTGCCACCTGCGGACTGTTAGCCGTTAGTGAGGAAATAAACGCATAATCGGTTCTTCTGCATGGTAGAAGGGGTAGGGAGCTGAAATATCTACAGCTGTAAGGAAAGAAATACAATGAACGGAATCAGGGACACCCGAGCACTTTGCAGCGAGTTTGCGAAGGGGAGGAGCCTTTTGGCGAGTGGCTTGGCTCTTCTTGGCATGGATAGCGTGGAGGAAGTTGACGCGTTCCTCGCCGATCGACAATCAAGAACGGGGCTGTTTACTGGCGATCCCCCAACCGACCACCCCGACTGGCTCAAGTTCTATACCCACCCTGCCTATTTAGAAAAACAACTCTTCAGGGGGCTGCTCGGAGAGGAAGAGGGGGACGAAGCACGCGCACTTTTGAAACTACTGCGAAATCCCCAAACCGGTACGGAGGAAGCACAGCGGGAACTTTTCGCCTTGTTGGTCGGCCTCCTAACGCCAATGTCGTACGACAAGGCTGACGACGTCTCCGACGCTCTTGCTAGCCTGCTGGAGTTGCCTGAGATGGAAGAAGAGGCAAACGACGACAACGATATCCCTCCTGCGTTTGCGTTCTATCTGTGGATTTGGATTCCGTGCTGGCTCGTGTATGGCTGCGAAGTACCACAGCTACTAAAACGAGTAAAAGAGGGAGGGGCTGCAGCAGCCGATGCAGTAGAAGCCTTGGTACGACTAGATCACACGTCCGCACGCATGCGGTATGTCAAGAAGTGGGTGGAGGAGCAGCCGGGCGATCGGCAACCAATGGTGCGAGTCTGGAAAACTAGCACGCCATTCAGGAAGCCGAGAAAGAACACTGCCGCGTTGGGCATCTGTAGTGCATGGGTGGCAGGCATTACGAATTTGATAGATGACCGCCCTGATGCTGGCGAACTAAAAGAACTGTGTATTGACCTGAGTGAAAGCCGTGCAGACGACATTGCAGAACTCTGCTTATCTAAAACCAACGACGATTTCGGCCGAATGATCCGTCAGTACTTGTCGAAACTCAGCATGCTAGCGCCCCCGGACAAAAACTGGATAGAAACTATCCGGGGTTGTGCACGGTAACTTATCTACGATTCGGGCATGAACAGCTCGAATCAATCTGAACACGACTCCCAAGGCTCGCCGACCCCCGCTCCGCGCCGGCGGTCCCAAGCCGCCGCGGAGCGGGGGCCGGCGCAGCCGGCTCCCGTCAGCGGAGGACAGAACCCTCACCCGCCCCAGGAACACAGAGAAGAGGTGGTGGGAAGGGGGTCTGGGGGAACGGCGGGGGGTCCCCCAGTCCCCGCCGAAGGCGACAACACGGCTGCGCAGCAGTCCTATCTATCGGACGCCGACCTCTCGTTCGATCCTGGCGAATGGGAAGACAGCCAGGGGGCAGCTAGTATCACCCCCTGGCAGAACCTCACTACCGGCGGTGAAGACTATCTCACGGTTAGCTTCTGGGTCGAGTACGAAGACTTCGATGCCTTAAAGAAACAACTCGAAATAGCACAGGCATCCGCAAGATCGAGAGAGCGTTCTGATCCTAAACGTGGCACTCCACCAAACAACGACGTTCTCCATCTTGGAGACCACCGGCTTGTTGTGGCTCCCCAGGGCGGTCGTTTAGGAGGTGGCAACCGGGCATTGGCCATTAAGTGGAAGCTCCAAAGCGGACAAGGCATTGAGCTTCTGCTGAGAGATTCGGACAAGTGCGAAGGTCATACGCCTAACGCCACGGCCCAAGCCACTTCGGCGACTCTAATGAGGCTGGGCTTCCTGGATACTTGGCGGGAGATGCAAGCACTATTTGAGGCACTCGGAAGCAAGATTCACCGGCACGCCCTCTCTAGAGTCGATGCGGCTGTTGACCTCCCAGGTGTTGCCATCGATTCGTTGTACCATGCCTTCAAAGAAGGGCATATGGTCACGCGGGCAAAACACCGCCAAGCGTACCATGATTTGCGATTCGCCAGTGAGCACCTGGCCGCCCGCAAACCAACCGGCTTTGCCATTGGCAAATCACCTCTGCGCCTCGTCGTATACGACAAG containing:
- the cas1 gene encoding type II CRISPR-associated endonuclease Cas1; translated protein: MKRTVEISQKAAHLSVRHKQLVLKHEGELLGQVPCSEVGVVVVSHPQATYTHQALTNLANEDAVVILCGNDHQPLAMLLPLSSHTQVVWRLNDQVAASQPLKKRLWKQLIVAKLRAQACALSPSQPAHKKLLALSRQVRSGDTTNVEAQGAKVYWANWLNADDSEALDSEPFRRDPKSSGVNGFLNYGYAILRAAISRSLVGAGLHPSLGLKHSNRGNMFCLSDDLIEPFRPLVDIRVREMYRQGYEMLNQDAKSELLRILLDNMTAGGLSCTVTSAISTLVSSLVSCFEGNSKTLAIPSLPPADC